The following coding sequences are from one Musa acuminata AAA Group cultivar baxijiao chromosome BXJ2-4, Cavendish_Baxijiao_AAA, whole genome shotgun sequence window:
- the LOC135609069 gene encoding germin-like protein 3-8, producing MELRCAAQSFVLFLSFTLLLASTRADPHPLQDFCVADFGATGVVVNGFPCKPASNVTSDDFFFAGLSNEGNTSNIFGSSVTPANVLSFAGLNTLGVSMNRVDVAPGGVNPPHSHPRATELIILLEGRLLVGFVSTNNQFFSKVLNPGEMFVVPKGLIHFQYNVGTKKALAITTFDSQLPGVVIASTTLFGSTPAIPDDVLAKAFQVDQKVVTAIKSKFAN from the coding sequence ATGGAGTTGCGGTGTGCTGCACAGTCCTttgtcctcttcctctccttcaccCTCCTCCTTGCATCGACCCGCGCCGACCCTCACCCTCTGCAGGACTTCTGCGTCGCCGACTTCGGAGCTACTGGCGTGGTCGTCAATGGGTTCCCGTGCAAGCCTGCCTCCAACGTCACGTCCGACGACTTCTTCTTCGCCGGGCTGTCCAACGAGGGCAACACCAGCAACATCTTCGGTTCCAGCGTGACCCCTGCGAACGTCCTCAGCTTCGCGGGACTCAACACCCTCGGCGTCTCCATGAACCGTGTCGATGTCGCCCCCGGCGGCGTCAACCCGCCCCACAGCCACCCGAGAGCCACCGAGCTCATCATCCTCCTCGAGGGTCGACTGCTGGTGGGGTTCGTCAGCACCAACAACCAGTTCTTCTCCAAGGTCTTGAATCCCGGCGAGATGTTCGTGGTGCCCAAGGGCCTCATTCACTTCCAATACAACGTCGGAACGAAGAAGGCGCTCGCCATCACCACCTTCGACAGCCAGCTCCCGGGGGTGGTGATCGCCTCCACTACCCTGTTCGGATCGACGCCGGCGATTCCCGACGATGTGCTGGCCAAAGCTTTTCAGGTGGATCAGAAGGTTGTCACCGCCATAAAGTCCAAGTTTGCGAACTAA